GCAAATCGAGCCGATTTTAATTTACCGACGCGTCAGATAGAGCAGCTGTGGCGTGTGAGTGGAGCGCTACGTTTTTAAGGTGCAGCACTCACACCCGGTCGGGTTAGTCACATAAACGGTTCAATCCGTTGAGTGCAGCGACCCGATATGCTTCGGCCATGGTCGGGTAGTTAAAGGTGGTATTGACGAAGTACTCAACATTATTGCCTTTGCCCTTTTGTTCCATGATGGCCTGACCAATGTGAATGATCTCAGAGGCCCGCTCGCCAAAACAGTGTATTCCGAGGATCTCTTTGCTTTCAGCGTGAAACAGTAGCTTCAGTGAGCCGACTTCAGTCCCCGTGATCTGCGAGCGTGCCAGGTGTTTGAATTGTGCTCGGCCCACTTCGTATGGGATTTTGGCGGCCGTCAGCTGTTGCTCGGTTTTGCCCACTGAACTCATTTCCGGAATGGTGTAAATACCCGTTGGAATGTCAGTGATCAGGCGATCATCGCACTTACCGTGTACAATCGCATGCGCCGCAATACGGCCCTGATCAAAGGCGGCGCTGGCCAGACTGGGGTAACCAATTACGTCACCTACGGCGTATACATTGCCTATTTCTGTCTGGTAATGCTCATTGACTTTGAGCTGGCCGCGGCTGTCTGCTTTGAGGCCAATGGCATCCAGATTGAGTGAGTCGGTATTACCAGTTCTTCCGTTGGCCCATAAAATACAGTCTGCTTTAACCTTTTTGCCCGATTGAAGGTGCAGCACAACGCCCGTGTCCAGGGTTTCAACCTTGGCAAACTCTTCATTGTGTCGGATCACGATGCCACTGTTCCAGAAGTGGTAGCTCAGCGCATCAGAGATTTCATCATCCATGAACGACAGCAGCCGATCGCGGGTATTGATGAGGTCGACTTTGGCACCTAAGCCCTTAAATATAGACGCGTACTCACAGCCAATGACCCCGGCACCGTAAACCAGTACACGCTGTGGGTTGTGCGTTAAATCTAATATCGTATCACTGTCATAGACACGTGGATGAGCAAAATCGACGCCGGGT
Above is a genomic segment from Pseudoalteromonas rubra containing:
- the sthA gene encoding Si-specific NAD(P)(+) transhydrogenase, translating into MSKKTATKNPSQSASYQYDAIIIGTGPGGEGAAMNLSKSNRKVAVIERQKDVGGGCVHWGTIPSKALRHSVSRLIEYKSNPLFRFSERPQRLTFQDILHHASNVISKQSSLRSSFYDRNRIHLYQGDATFVDAHTIRVQHHDGSQELLTAQTIVIATGSRPYRPPGVDFAHPRVYDSDTILDLTHNPQRVLVYGAGVIGCEYASIFKGLGAKVDLINTRDRLLSFMDDEISDALSYHFWNSGIVIRHNEEFAKVETLDTGVVLHLQSGKKVKADCILWANGRTGNTDSLNLDAIGLKADSRGQLKVNEHYQTEIGNVYAVGDVIGYPSLASAAFDQGRIAAHAIVHGKCDDRLITDIPTGIYTIPEMSSVGKTEQQLTAAKIPYEVGRAQFKHLARSQITGTEVGSLKLLFHAESKEILGIHCFGERASEIIHIGQAIMEQKGKGNNVEYFVNTTFNYPTMAEAYRVAALNGLNRLCD